TCTATCGATCCAGCCGAGCTGGAGCGGCAAATCCATCGGCAGATCAATCGGGAGCGGCAAAAGCACGGGCTGGCGCCGTTGGGGGACGACGGGGAGCTGGTTGCGATTGCGCGCAATCATAGCCTGGACATGGCGCGGCATCATTTCTTCAACCATGTGAACCTGCGAGGCGAACTCCCTTCGGACCGGGCCAGGCGCCAGGGCTGGAACAAACGGAAGCGGATAGCGCCGACCACCGTGGCCACCGGCATCGCCGAAAACATTTTTCTGACGCGCCTTTACGAGAAGATCCATACCTTCAAGGAAAATGGCATCACCGTTGGGAAAGAATACGAGTGGACGGACGCGGACCGGCTGGTTCGAACGGTCGTCCAAGGCTGGATGGGCAGTCCGCACCACCGGAAAGTGATGCTGTCATCGCAATACGACCGTCAGGGAATCGGCGTCGTGATCTCGGGATACGATGTCTACGTGACCGAGAATTTGTTTTAAATTCGGTCGCGGATCACAACGCGCGGGATAGGGCTATTGCGTCGGAAAATCCGCAGGTTATGCGCGTCCCGGCAACCGCTCCATGCGTTGCTCTTACTTCTGCATACATATAGTCGTAACCCGCCCTGCCATGCTTGCTTACGAACTGCACGACAGCATCGAACAGCCCGGCCGGCTGCGCGCCCAGTCCGGGCGTTTCGCGGCGTAATGCTCCTTCCCGGGCTGCTCGTCGTAGGGCCTGCGGCATAAGTCGAGCAGTTCGTCGACCGTCGAAAAATCGCCCTGTTCCGCCCTGTCGATCGCCAGCTGCGAGAGATAATTGCGCAGCACGTATTTCGGGTTGACTGCATACATGCGCCGGCGCCGCTCCACGTCGGGCAGCCCGCCCTGCCGGAGCCGCTCATGATACCGGCCTAACCAGGCGTCCCGCCTTTCCAGGTAATCCGCGGACAATTGCTCAGGCCGATAATAACAGTCCTCCAACAGTACGGCGATCCGGGTTTTCCAATCGGGACGATCGCCGCCCGTATCCAGTGAGGCGAGCCGCCGGAAAAACAGCGTCATGTCCGTTTCGGCCTTCTGCAGCAGCACCAGAAGTTCGATAATCAGGTCCTCGTCGGTTGCAGGGCGATCATCCGCAATACCGAGCTTGCCCGCCATCATCCGCTGCCATTCCCGGTCGAAAGTTTCGGCATAGGCGCTCATACCCGCCTGCAGCGGTTCGGCCTCGCCGAACACAGGGAATAACGCATTGGCCAGTTGGCCGAGGTTCCAGTAAGCGATTTGCGGCTGCTGGCCGAAACGGTAGCGGCGCTGTTCGGCGTCGGTCGTGTTCGGCGTCCAGTGCGGGTCGTAATTGTCCAGCCAGCCGTAGGGACCGTAGTCGATCGTCAGCCCCAGGATCGACATATTGTCGGTATTCATCACCCCGTGCACGAAACCGACTCGCTGCCAGTGCACGATCATTTCCGCGGTCTTCCGGCAGATTTCCTGAAACCAGTCGGCATACACGGCCGGCGACGGTTCGCCGAGGTGCGGAAAATCGACCCGGATCGTATAGTCGACGAAACGGCGCAAGAGTTCGGTCTCGCCGCGCGCGGCCAGAATCTGAAAATTGCCGAAGCGGATGAACGACGGCGACACCCGGCAGACGATCGCGCCCGGCTCGGAACGCGGATTGCCGTCATAGAACATGTCGCGGATCACCCGTTCGCCGGTCAGCAGCACGCTCAAGGCGCGGGTGGTCGGCACGCCGAGATGGTGCATCGCCTCGCTGCACAGAAATTCGCGAATCGACGAGCGGAGCACGGCCAGCCCGTCCGCATTGCGCGAATAAGGCGTCGGGCCTGCGCCCTTCAGCTGCAAGACCCAGCGTTCGCCGTGGCGGTTGACCACTTCGCCCAGATTGATCGCGCGCCCGTCGCCGAGCTGGCCGGCCCAGAAGCCGAACTGGTGGCCGCCGTAGCACATCGCGAAAGGCTCCATGCCCCGCGCCAGCCGGTTGCCCGCGAATACCTGAGTGAAATCCTCGGAAGCGCAGAGTTCCCGAGACAAGTCCAGCAGATCGGCCACTTCTCGGGAATAGGCGACCCATTGCGGCGCCGCCACTTTGGCCGGGTTGACCCGGGAATAACAGGCATCGGCGACTTGGCGGCGAAAATTGGCCGTTTCGGGATCGCCGGGCAGTTCGCGGATGAAGCGGTTGTCGAAAACCAGGTCGTCGAGGCTGGCAAGCTGAGGAGATAAATTCATGGGAAGTAAGACAACCCTTACGATTTGATGTTCTTTAATTCTGACTTTTTTAGTCGGAATATGTCAAGTTTTCGCCGAATGCACGGACGATCCATTCATTCGCCCGCTCTTGAAGAACGTCGGCCGGCAAAGTCCCCAAGCCAAATCCCCAATGCCGTCATGATAAACCGGAATCAGGCCGCCTGAAGGAGTGGCAAAGCCGGCTTTGTCAATCGGCTTGATTATTTGCAAAGCCAGCCCTGCACGCCTCGGGGAGTAAACTTGACGGCATCGGCCGGCTCCGGGGAAAACCTGCGCAAACGCATCCGTATCGCGGCCTTTCGATCCCATCAACGACCCGCTCTCCAGGCATCCCTGATATATGGGAATGCCGGTTTAATTCCGGTTTAATCATGAAGCGGTATGCTCAAGCCTGTACTCAAGAAGATGAATGACTTGCCATTAGAGATCGAAACCGACATGACCCCACCGTCCCCTTCCCCATGCCGGCGCGTTGCGCCTATCCTGCTTGCCGTTTTCGGCAGCCTGTTGAGCGGCTGTCAAACGATGTCTTCCTGGTTTCCCGGCGAGCCCCCCGTCGCCAGCGTTCCGGAAGCCGGCCGCCAGAAAATCGGCACGATCGCCAGCCATCGGTTCGACCTGGAGCCCGG
The genomic region above belongs to Methylomicrobium agile and contains:
- a CDS encoding CAP domain-containing protein, with product MLKLRPIFLLWLGLIPAASSANAAVTPPSIDPAELERQIHRQINRERQKHGLAPLGDDGELVAIARNHSLDMARHHFFNHVNLRGELPSDRARRQGWNKRKRIAPTTVATGIAENIFLTRLYEKIHTFKENGITVGKEYEWTDADRLVRTVVQGWMGSPHHRKVMLSSQYDRQGIGVVISGYDVYVTENLF
- a CDS encoding protein adenylyltransferase SelO, which gives rise to MNLSPQLASLDDLVFDNRFIRELPGDPETANFRRQVADACYSRVNPAKVAAPQWVAYSREVADLLDLSRELCASEDFTQVFAGNRLARGMEPFAMCYGGHQFGFWAGQLGDGRAINLGEVVNRHGERWVLQLKGAGPTPYSRNADGLAVLRSSIREFLCSEAMHHLGVPTTRALSVLLTGERVIRDMFYDGNPRSEPGAIVCRVSPSFIRFGNFQILAARGETELLRRFVDYTIRVDFPHLGEPSPAVYADWFQEICRKTAEMIVHWQRVGFVHGVMNTDNMSILGLTIDYGPYGWLDNYDPHWTPNTTDAEQRRYRFGQQPQIAYWNLGQLANALFPVFGEAEPLQAGMSAYAETFDREWQRMMAGKLGIADDRPATDEDLIIELLVLLQKAETDMTLFFRRLASLDTGGDRPDWKTRIAVLLEDCYYRPEQLSADYLERRDAWLGRYHERLRQGGLPDVERRRRMYAVNPKYVLRNYLSQLAIDRAEQGDFSTVDELLDLCRRPYDEQPGKEHYAAKRPDWARSRPGCSMLSCSS